The sequence below is a genomic window from Ciona intestinalis chromosome 1, KH, whole genome shotgun sequence.
AGCAGCGGaccaaagaaaaagaatgtttgatttttaaagcgttaaatattttgttgtgcTCTTTACGCGTTTTGCTAATAATAAGTTAtaacttattaattaaaattaccaatgattttaaactgatttGGTTAAATTACACCTGGTTTCCTAATCGCTCCCCCTTTGttccattatattttttggaagTGTTGTCAAATTATATAGGTACGATATTACTATAATTCGAGCCACCCTTCCATAAAATAAGAACAAACGAACTATCGGTTGTGAACTTACCAAGATCGTCAAGGGCCTGTTCCAGTTCAAAAATATCTTCTTGTTTGAGACCCTTTATCTGAACGACCAGTGTATAAGTTTAACGCAATAGGCTATGAGATAACTCGGtgatatattgaatataagaAGCATATACTCATTTATACGTTATTATTTATCCTGAATAACTTACCCTTTTCAGAAGTTCCTCCAGTTCGCCCTTTTCACCTTTTGTAAGTAAATTCTTCCGTTGCtgtaatatgtaatatatatgcaATAAGTTAAACTTGAACACAAAAGTATAACAACCATAataaatcaactttaaaataccCGATTAAATAACTCGTTCAATCTGGCTTCATCCCCGAAGAATCTGATCCCACTGCTCACCAAGGAACCAAGATTTGACGTTAGCTGCctgaaatataattaaatttttcaattcAATATCGGCGCCATGGCAAAGTACTTACAgggcgcctgcctgtaacccatcAAGGGTAGcctaatggattcaaggctcgtatctgccaccattgtgggcgcatgtgtctttgggcaagacacttaacggcagttaCTCTAACCAAGTgatcactaacgggttgtccaaattatcggccatacataaaaagtgaaaaagggccacccccaaaaaatcacttacaaagtaacatacatggtaactcgtgagctggcACGGAGCGTattaacacctgtgttataacgactgtcgttttccgccatcaacgtgaggataaattaagttacattcatccattcaatTTGTTTTACCAAGCGCGTAATCGTCATCGGGCAAGATTTCAGGCTTACAtttgataaataatataaaaagaacaaTCCCCCAGAAAGTCGCACGTATATTCTGTGGTGGTATAACTCGTACACTATAACTCGAAAAAATGCAGCGTGTTAAACAACTGCAGTTGCGCCGCCACgtaaaaatacataacagacaaatttaattatataactatataagaTATTTTCAAACAACTAGAAACAAAAGCGTACCCCCAAAATCGACGACGTCTTGTCGTCCCATTGGTTGTTTTGCTAGTGCTACTGAACCACGCATCGGCCTGAACAACCAGCATTACTACAACCAGAAACAAAAAGGGGGACTTAAACTtcataatgtatttttttgtccaaATATTCTAGAATCTCTAGATACTGATTATGAACCAAATCTTTCTGTATATATAGGCAAGGGAACAAAACAGAATTCCCGGAAAATTTAGactattaaaaacaaaggCTTTGCTCTAGTGTGTTAAACAAAGTACAAAGAAATTTTCGGAGGACAATGAAAAATCGTTACTCTTTCTTACCACCAATAGATTATTGTGGTgtgttaagtttttaaataagaaagGAAGGAAAACTTAGCGCTGACTCATATGGTATAGGTTTGCATGAAAGCACTCTGAAGGATTCAGGTTGCATCCCGGTAGTGTAAGAAAAGCACCATTCAATAATTATAACAATGCTTGAATCTGTCGATTATGTCACAACAATGCTCGAAATTAGACAAAGCTCCACTGTGTACTTTAggacaatgttttaaaatctcgACACAATGGAGAATGAATATTTCTGGTTTGTTTGggtaaattactttataagtttacaaaaaccgtaaacatgtattttatataacttactttgttGCAAGTTGAAGTACTTAAGTAACTGCAATATACTATACATGGCGAAAAACTTTTCATTGTCGCTAGGTGATGCCCAAGATACTTTAAATCTATCCAAATATGCGCAAACCAGACTGTATGACCCAGCAATAATGTAAAAACCTTAATTGCACTCGGCAAagtaattatttgtttttattagcaAACCGTATCAATATAGCATTAATTATAATGCAAACTTAATACGTCAGAAACAATGTCATGCATCCTAGTTTATTCAAAGCATTGTGTTCATGCGTATGTAGATGAGCAATAATTTCAACAAACATAAAAGCTTTTGTATAAACGCTTGCAGCAATGTGGAATGAAGCCAATGCAACGCTGAGGGAGCAACGGAAACATGGCGTATCTGCCCAATCTCTCGTATTGTATCTCGATCCACAAACCacttttcttttaaatcaGTAACCGTGACAGAATTTTTCTTTCGTAGCGCGTGAACGCTGCAAATGGCCTAGCCCAGGGCACCACGTTTAGTCAAACAACGTCTGTGTACAAACGAACACAGTTTGTTTTCAACACACGTCGGACAAATACTCGTTTCCTAAATCGCGTTTTGACTGTTACAGCTTTGTTCTGAGCTGCCTatcaaaagtttttatatacacTCGCGAGCGAAGCACTTCTTCTGcaggtaatatatatacatagataTGTTTAGCAATTCTCTTTCGTGTGTTAGCATGGAGTGCTCATTGTGTGTCAGGCTTGGTCTAATCTGTGTATATATCTCGATAGTTCtgcagttttatatatagcGTGGCATGTAGTGGATCGAGTGAAGAAGTTCGCAGATTTTTGAAAAACACATCTCTGTGGTAACTTTATacgtatatttgttttgtaaagatTAGGAATTACCTCCATAGCCACCATGCAGTATTACCTCATTTTAAACATTGCCGCAAGTATGATCATCAATGGGATTTGGGCCGGAAAGTACAATTGGCCAGAAAGCGAGAAACAGAATTCGTTTGACAACTTCCAAGCAAAAGAGTCGGATGGTTTAAAAGAATTGGGCATTGCTCATACTCTCAAGCAATCAAGAATCCAGCAGAGTACATTCATGGCAAGCGGACCGCGAAGGCAACCAGCTGATAGTCTATTGTGCGGGTCAAgacaaaacttgtttttcggGAAACGGGAACCATGTTGTAAGGGAAGGAATGAAAACTGTCGCGTTGGTTCGAACGGGGAATTCTGTTATTGTGACGAATTCTGCAATCGACCACCGCAACCGGATTGCTGTATCGACTACAGTCAGATTTGTTCGCGCTTTACTTTACTTGCAACTCCATCAGTGACGCTTTCGGTTTCTACCTCGACTGATCCACAAACCACAAACAGCCCAAGTACCTCAACCACTCAACCTCGAACTTTATCAACCCTTACAATCCCAACAACGACCCACTTACCGATATCTGAAACCGGTAAGAACCCATTCACGCATTAATTATGATCACACGTCCCTTTCCTTTTAGTAGGGaagaagataggacatgtttcattgtcttttctcgtcccatttggtagtatgcaaaaaaaattaaataataaccATATAAATCCTCACGAATCTAAAAAGCTTGTTTAAGTTTCAAAACATGGTCAGGAAAGTAAGGGATTTAGAATAGATGTTAACGGTATATCTCATCTCAACACAAGGTACTGTACATATAGGCAAATATTAATAACGTGCCCACACAGAAAACGTATGATTATTTTGAAACAGGATACTAAAATAAtactatatttttagtttgctTCTTCGATGGTGTTGGCTACAGGTTAGGATCAAAGAAGCGTCGGAACTGCAACGTTTGGTAAacgatattttattttgttaaaatgtaatgGTTTACACGTTTCATTTACAGCGATCGTAGCGCAACCATAAATGTTTTGACCTAAACCTAAGGCCTATATACGCTAATTTAGGCTCTAATATTGAACACGTGAACTATACGTGCACTTTACACCATAGTTGTTTTACAGCATTTGTGAGAATGTGATAAATGGTTACTTCCAATTTAACTGCGAGGAGAATGTGTGCCTTGTTCGCCCGAATGTCATCGAAGCTATAAACGAAGGTAAAGTCAACAAAGACGGCTTTTCtgatttagttaaaattactttatggGCAAAATAGACTTCCTAAAAGGAATCTTTTTACGATTTCACggtaaaattagaaaattacTTCAACTGTTATTGAAAATATGTGGTAAATGGTTCGCAAATTCATAATAAATGTCAGTAAGACTAAGACATTGTTTAATCGATATGAGTCATTAGCAGTGCTGCGCCTGGGATAATGACGCTTTGTTTCGAGCAGGAAACGCGGGCAAATCTAAAGGTGAAACTACAATGACACGTCAGTCATAAATTCGCCACAAGCGCAAACAAATTTGTCGAAATCGCCCAATAGTTTGTTTGTACCTAGACCGCTAATAAGCAATACATTGGCGGGTTGCACCACGAGCAGTAACGAGTTGTATTGCTACCGACATTTCGAGCTGTTGTCGCTACGGTTTTGATGTATGGCAGCGAACTCTCTTTTCCTAGTGTGTTTAAACTGAGCAAGCACTCGCCGGTGAATCGAATTGCCGAACCATTATCATTGTGTTTGCTGCCGCGAGTTGTCTATCGGATTAATGTGTAATTTGTGGGGTTCCATACCGTTTGGTGACATAACGCAGACCAGCATGGGGTGGGGGGGAATATGAAAACATTGGAACTAAACAGCACCAAATGTAGATTATTTACAACTTGGCGTTTGAGCTGCAACACTTTATTAAATACCGATTAACATATAATCAATTGTATTTAGCTTTATATATTGACCACTGATGTAGTTAAGTTCGAAGTATGAGTAAAGTCGATGCAATATACAACATTCTGAATAACCCAAAAATATAACCAATTTTCCTTATGTAGGTGATTTTGGGTGGACGGCTTCAAATTTTACGTTTCTGTGGGGCTTGACGCAACTAGAAgggtataaatataaacttggcACAGCGAGAGTCCCCGACGAAGTAAGGTAaaccatatttaaaatttggttaatcgcatattttatattttcggtaaacatcaaaaatttttatcaagacatgattttttatagaaatatgaACGCAATGCATCCTCTCTCCGTGTCGAGTAATCTACCAAAAACGTTTGATTCCCGAACAAAATGGCCAGGCTCTTTGTCGCTACCACGCGATCAGGAAAACGAAGGAACGTCTTGGGCATTTTCTACAACAAGTACGgttaaaaactgaaaataccttaaacaaaaaactatataaGAAGCACACAGTGACTGTATGTTCAAGGCATGTTGGAACATAGTTCAAAGTAGTTGTTAACTAACAGTACTTGTATATTCGAAGGTGTATTATCAGATAGATTGGCCATCCAATCGAAAAACTTTACGGTTGTGGAACTGTCACCCCAGCACCTCGTGTCTTGCTTCTCGAGTCACGAAGGCAGAGGAGAAAGATTAGACCGTACATGGTGGTATTTGAGAAAAAAAGGGTCAGTCACTGATGACAAAATGAACATAgcgtaaaatacattttattacagAGTGGTTTCTACAGTTTGCTACCCTGAATCCAGAAGCAAATCAACACAAGGAATCGGATCTTGCGGCCTCGTTGCGCATTCATCCGGCGCACACATATGCCCGAATGGAAACGTCATTTCATCAAATGAGATTTACAAAACCTCTCCCGTATATCGAGTATCGTCCAATGaagaaaatattatgaaagaaatatttgaaaacgGTCCCGTACAAGGTATATGAATGTACACTAGTCATTACCACTTTATCGAAACTTGCTTGATTTTTGTAATCTAACACTTCAGtgtctatttttttcttttttgagCAAGCTGTTATGAGAGTACAACCTGATTTCTTCGTTTACAAAAGCGGAGTCTACTCTTCCACGGCAATTGACAATATTGTGGTCGAACAAGTGAAAGACAACACGTATCACTCTGTGAAAATTATTGGGTAAGCAACGCAGACTTTCACGTATTACATAAACTATAAGGTTACAAAATAGCAGGTACAATCATGTGCCAATATTTCCTTGTATGTGGAGTTAAacatatgttgtaataaaTTGCAGATGGGGTGAAAAGAAAAGTAAAACGAACAGCGGCAAATACTGGGTAAGATAAAGTAGAGCTGACAATTTTGTTTCTGTCTAATGCATGTGATAATCGCCTCGGCGCCGTGGTGTAGtcgttagcgcgcctgcctgtaacccaNNNNNNNNNNNNNNNNNNNNNNNNNNNNNNNNNNNNNNNNNNNNNNNNNNCACTAACggcattgctccaacccagtggtcactaatgggttgtctaaattatcagccatacataaaaaaaaatctcccctccaaaaaataattacccacacaaagtaacatacatggtaactcgtaagctggcacgaggtgttaaacccatgtgataacgactgtcgttttccggccacgcgaggataaagtaagttacattcattcattcatacagaTCGTGCAAAACTCATGGGGTGCCAACTGGGGGGAAGGCGGGTACTTCAGGATACGCAAAGGAGTGAATGAATGTGGAATTGAAGAAATGATCTTGGCTGCGTGGCCACAAATACCATTGTCTAACGGCATTGGGTGATGCGACCATGGACCATGGTCACACTTTAACATGGGgaaacagaaaaaaaggaatgaagtaatattattttacagctATCCCTCAATTTAGCGTGGTTAGTTGATTACTGTATCTATTTATgctattttgtgttattttgcGTTGGTCAgccaaaaataaacttttgctTGAGTTTTGTATACATatgcattaaaaatatagaacaATAGTTTGCAATGCTTTGCGATTGCGCGTTATGTTAAAACTAATAATGGTCCAACCCACACCACCTGAGTTTAAAGCAGCCTTCCCGTTTTAAACTGGCGCACGTGATGTATATGACTACGGTATGACGTACATACAATTACTTCGTTGTATAATATGTGAGGAATGCGTCATGCATGTGATAAATTAACAACACTGATGTAGGTGGATCCACATACGTTTGTGCCAGGACGGGTcatgaaaacaatttaaatgaaGCGACAGAGAATACGCCAACATATTGCATTTATGGCTTACTGGTAAAGGTATTGTGTAAATTGATCTATGGAGTACCGTATTTACAAGCTCTTGGGAACGCTAAGGGCTGCTTATACTTTTAATCAATCCTATTGATTAAGTAAAAGGTGTTTGCAGGAAGTATAGATAAAACATCGGATATAGAGGTTCGAACGTAGCAGCTTTAGCAACCCGTTCGCATTCAATTAGCCACTCACTCTTCTGGAGTAATCAATCCAGACACTAATCAGACAGCTCCGCCGTATTCATTCTCTCGTCGACGCGAAAGGTACTTCCTGTCTTTGTGTGGTTTAATGCAAGCCATACCGTAGCAGTCGTTAGTTGttatggtttttaaaatataaactaaattaGTGACAGTCAAAGTACGTTATTACTTCAATTCGATTAAATTGAGATATGAACCAAAGTCAGTTATCGCATCAAAACGTGTTTAAATTCAGGAAAAGGTATAGTGACGTATTTACTTTGCAAGTTGCGATTGCAGGTGGGATATTATTGAGCAGTTAAAGCTagaaacacatatatatcacTGATTATTGTGAAGtacaatgtttaatttaaccgGTGCAAAGTACGGCAACAAATCGCTGTATTATATACGGGGTTAATTTTTCTAAGCGTATTAAACAGCTACATTTTGCACTGTAATagctgtttaaatatattatattatctAGTCTAGTATAGTTTCATtcattgaaaatttatttttactatgcCGTGTATGCGTAGGATCTCATGCTCTAATTGCTATTGCTGATGTAATATACATGACGTATTTGCGTTCTGACTCATAATAGTAGTAAAGGTGGCAAGAAACTCGTTTCACATTTTGCAGCTATCTACAAATCTACGGACAATTTTCTTCAAGCATGATCAACTTATCAGAGGTACAAAAAGGTAATGTAAACTTATTATGTAGGTTATGTCTTGTATCTCATATCACTTAACAAACTgtttagtagggtggaagaaaatgggacactatttcattttatttaagttcaatttgaaacacaaaacattcaaataccTGTAAAATCGTATCGCTGCGACTACCTggacgttgttaattgtttaaaacaccattaagatattttgataatttgtgctaaaggtgtctcatcttaccctacagtactatataaacttttattgtgttttggtCATAAGAAATTCTTATCCTCCTTCTGGCCGCATTCGGAGTTTCTGTTCTTATTCTCTTCGTCTCCTACTTCATATGGAAGAATTATTGCGAACCGAAACTACAAGGAGCAAGACACAACAGCGAGGTGGAAGATCCCTTCTCAGTTGAACTTAATTCtggtaacttactttaacctCGACATGTTATTCAAAGTGGTATTTTATCCTGTTGGTTCTATATATCAAAGGGTGggcgaagatgggacacctcttcattatattttctcgttcatttgctagtaaacaaagaacactcaatgaattgtaaaactgcatcccacgactcccattgaccgttgttaattgtttaaaacatgatcagggtatttggatattatgtgctaaaagatgtcccgccttcccccaccctacaatataatACAGTTTCCAATTGattaaacttgtgtttttatcaAGCAGTTTCTCAAGCTTTTGTTTCATAatgatgtaaaacaaattaaataaaaattaaagacaACTTTGTGTTTCATTGACAGGTCGAGAAGAATCGTTTGCGCTTCGTTCGGGAGATGGAACCCGAGGTGAGAATTCGTTAAGTGATATGCCTGCAAATTACCACCGGGTTCTTCCACTTTATCCTTCGTTAAGTAAGATTTGCATCGGTTTGGCCAACGTTGCTTGAATGAATTGCATGTTTTTTGATTAGTTGTCCATGTATATAATCAATGCATGTGGAGTAATGAACATAAATCGCAGAACATCAATGTACAGGTCTTATTGCGCAGTAGGGAAAATAATTGCAATTAGCATGTTTATGTTGCTAACTTTCGGACATTTCACGTTTACAGTGTATTAGTTTTgctttgaaacaaaacaaaatcactGAAGTACGTGACTCGCCACGTAACATCCGCCTTTCAACGTCATCCCAAACCACAAGTCAATCAATCcagcatgttataacaaacagTTAAAGCTGTAAATCACAGCTTGTTCAAGGCTTCAACAAAAAAGAGTTTGTAAAATCAAGACTTCAACATAATTTGTGGATTtctaaaattcaatatttgtgATTTAGTTCCTCCAAACTATAACACGGGACAACAAAGAGTATCACCATGGGACCGCACACATGGACCAACCAACCCAACAGCACCATCACTGGGCAGTTTTTACAGTAGAAGTAATAACAGCATCCCTTCCAGTAATAACACGGAGGTGATCAGTCACATCTCTGGTCGAACAACAGGTAATATGCAACCTTTTTCACACTggtgtgttgttgttgtgccTGACCTTAATTTTAACGATGATTATGCCCAAAATTTGGGTCATTTTACAGTTTGGGGATACGATTCGTAACGAAATCGACGCGGATATGAGTTTCTGCTGTTTTTTCGTAAAAATTAGGTCTGGgtgaaaacaataaaacatcgCAATAATGATTATTCATGTTCTAGAATTTCCATCAAACGAAGCTGAGCCGCTGCCCACGTATCAGGAACTCATGAATCGTAATAGTTCATAGTCGATGACGCACTATTGCAAATACGCAAATATCTTTTGCGTCACGCAGGCGCAATACAGACCTGAAGAAACAAGGTCTGTACAGTTTTGGCGGATGTAGTCACGACTGACGATGATCGCCACGCGACTTCTCGGCGAATAATTCTGTTTTGGCCGATTTTATTGAAGTAGTTAGTggcaataaattattttggtaataacattttgtttgcaTTGTAAAGTGATTGTGGTAAacctaatattaaaaatgacatCTTTCATGTGATATTTTATTCGTCAAGTATTACCTTTCAAGAGCGACtgtatacattttataaaaacagctACCATTCGTAAAGCCTTTGGCTAATAAACTTTGCATTTTGGCGAGCTAAACAAGCagccattttatttataaatataaaatataaataaaaaaaatgtttctctTACGTAACTATGTAATTGAATCATGTTGATTTAAATCTATAATGGCAAAGTatcaaataacattttattatattgttcGTCTGCTATATACCCTCATTATTTCCTTTTGCACACCTATACATCGCAACCACTTTTTGATCCCTGATTTATGAACTTGGTATTTTTCGCTTCGGTATTAAATCTACCCCGTCCAGGTATTGTGTCGTGGGTGGTCGCTGCTGCTGAGGTTCTCCAAACACAATGTTGCTGAATGCAAACATTGGACTAGACATATGTCGTATATGACAGGAAGTACACCGTGGATGAGGTGCACATCGAAAGGCGAACGATTTACGGCATAGATTTACGACAGCAAGGAGAAATGTGACACTGCTGTACAATCCTACAAACCGCATAAGGAATGAGAGCTAAAGGGAGTGCGGGCGCATTTATAGGAGTGCATGTGATTTGCTAGTGAATTGGTACAGTACCACCTGATAGTACTAGTACAGTAGCATGATCTAATATAAGATGATTCTAAGGCGGTTGGAGAAGCTAACAGCAAGTTCTTTGTACAGAGGGTATCTTTTAAAAGAAGGTCCGACATTTCAAATATTAGCTTTGTCGATAAGGTGGTTTAAAGAGTATCAAGCAGTAGTTAAATTTGCTAGAAACTCTTAAAGCAATACACTTGGTTTAAAGTAAATTATCTTTGGCATTTTTATTGGAGAGGGCTTGAAGTTTAGATAGCAAGTATTGTAAAACAAGGCCAAATATACAAAGTTTTATCAGAAAATTAGGAGAAACTGTACCAATGAAAAAAGGCGGAATGCCTCATTCAACTGCGGTTACTTATTAACCGAGAAAATTAATTACCGAGATTCGACAACACGAGCGATATGCTGCTCCAGGCCACCCAGTTGGTCAACATTGCTTGAGGTTTTGTTGgtatgatattttaatatatgctGACATGCTGGTATCTGTTCAAGTTGTTGCGTGTAGTTTTATTACTTCCGGCTTGGATGTAAGTCGAGCGTAATATACACCGCTCACAATAGTGAATATTTGTTGAACGTGGCTGGTGCTATAGAGCCTTGTATTCGGAACGTGATGTATAGCTCTATGGCTTTCGCTGCCGTATTGGCGATTAGGAACGAGAATAGAAGTTTGTTTATCAAGTTTTACAACAATTCGCGGAGCTCTGCAGCGACACAAAAGCAGGATTTTCCAGTCAGATCCTCAAACGGCTTCACCTATAGACTAGCAAGTTGCTGTGTTAATATTACTTCCGACTCGGTTAGGCCATCGGGATAGGGTAGGCTGAGGTATTTACCTTGTCTGTGCTATTAACCGACAATATGTCGGTTTCCTGCCAAGTGTAATGTTATAGGAATCTTATCAGGAAAGGAGTAACTGCAATACCAAGAAGGTTTCAGTTTCGATTTGGAAAAATAATTCGATTTAACGGTTTTTAAAAGTGGcgtgtaaaatattgttattacaTAAGACACGGAAGGTCCCAGCTTTTAGGAATAAACGTTTGACAATAAGGTTTCCTTATTGATCCTTTCAGTGTTAAgaaaggaaaaaagaaaaaaggctTTGCCTCTGGAATCGTAAGGAAAGAAACGAATTTGTAAACACCCGTGATCGCTACGAAGCAAATTCTCTCGTTTCTTAGCAGTTGCCTATTCTGGCCAGGCTGTTGCGGTTTTTGAGTTATAATTTGAGGCTGTGTAGATGTGAACCGTGTGATTTGCCAGGGTTTCGTTACTCTTTTGTATGCAAACAAACATTGTCAAGTGCGAGCATCTGCAGCTGTTAAGTTGGTTACTCGTGAGCCATATAATTGATTAGTACTACCAGATTACACCAGTGACATGTTATGGGTGTATTAATCAGGATTAAGCGGCACACCTTGTACCCAGTTTCCTGATGATGTAATTAAGTAAAAGAAGAAGGGCACAAGCTTATATACACGCTTAAGTTTTTGTGcataagttttttaacaaatccTGTTTCAAAGGGAGATTGTTTCGTTAATATTTcctgatttttttacagggCAATGAGTGTATATTATCGTAATGATTAGTGGTACACTTTCCcgtgtttgtttgttgtttggcTTGCTGGTGTGCGCAGTGCCAGGCAACGAAGCCCTTATCAGAAGGTTAGCACCTGGTAAGTCTGAGGTTACTTGTTTTCTCGGTTAGATTTATAAAGATATCTTAAATTATTAGGTTGTAAGACATCGGCCCTAGATGTTGCATTTCTCATCGATTCTTCAGCTGATGTGTCGTATTCATCTTTGCGTCATTTTAAGGTGGGCACGaaacattcatatatatagtaggatggggaagatgggacacctttagcgcatgatatccaaatatcctgatagtgttttaaacaattaataacggtctatgggagtcgtcacg
It includes:
- the LOC100184483 gene encoding uncharacterized protein LOC100184483, whose product is MKFKSPFLFLVVVMLVVQADAWFSSTSKTTNGTTRRRRFWGQLTSNLGSLVSSGIRFFGDEARLNELFNRQRKNLLTKGEKGELEELLKRIKGLKQEDIFELEQALDDLGTKVDFEKLLGDQLDETKLFN
- the LOC100185298 gene encoding tubulointerstitial nephritis antigen gives rise to the protein MQYYLILNIAASMIINGIWAGKYNWPESEKQNSFDNFQAKESDGLKELGIAHTLKQSRIQQSTFMASGPRRQPADSLLCGSRQNLFFGKREPCCKGRNENCRVGSNGEFCYCDEFCNRPPQPDCCIDYSQICSRFTLLATPSVTLSVSTSTDPQTTNSPSTSTTQPRTLSTLTIPTTTHLPISETVCFFDGVGYRLGSKKRRNCNVCICENVINGYFQFNCEENVCLVRPNVIEAINEGDFGWTASNFTFLWGLTQLEGYKYKLGTARVPDEVRNMNAMHPLSVSSNLPKTFDSRTKWPGSLSLPRDQENEGTSWAFSTTSVLSDRLAIQSKNFTVVELSPQHLVSCFSSHEGRGERLDRTWWYLRKKGVVSTVCYPESRSKSTQGIGSCGLVAHSSGAHICPNGNVISSNEIYKTSPVYRVSSNEENIMKEIFENGPVQAVMRVQPDFFVYKSGVYSSTAIDNIVVEQVKDNTYHSVKIIGWGEKKSKTNSGKYWIVQNSWGANWGEGGYFRIRKGVNECGIEEMILAAWPQIPLSNGIG
- the LOC100182122 gene encoding uncharacterized protein LOC100182122 isoform X1; translation: MINLSEVQKEILILLLAAFGVSVLILFVSYFIWKNYCEPKLQGARHNSEVEDPFSVELNSGREESFALRSGDGTRGENSLSDMPANYHRVLPLYPSLIPPNYNTGQQRVSPWDRTHGPTNPTAPSLGSFYSRSNNSIPSSNNTEVISHISGRTTEFPSNEAEPLPTYQELMNRNSS
- the LOC100182122 gene encoding uncharacterized protein LOC100182122 isoform X2 codes for the protein MINLSEVQKEILILLLAAFGVSVLILFVSYFIWKNYCEPKLQGARHNSEVEDPFSVELNSGREESFALRSGDGTRVPPNYNTGQQRVSPWDRTHGPTNPTAPSLGSFYSRSNNSIPSSNNTEVISHISGRTTEFPSNEAEPLPTYQELMNRNSS